The Pungitius pungitius chromosome 14, fPunPun2.1, whole genome shotgun sequence genome contains the following window.
GGAGGAAAAACGCCTCTGAACCCGTGAAGAAAAGGAAACCAAAGCTGGCGTCTTTGACGGTCGATGTAACGGAACCCGTCCCACTTCCACTTTCAGGTTGGTTTCAAGTCCGGTCCCGGCGGGGGGGTGAGAATGCGGCCATGGCTGGTGTTTGTCTGCTGCTTTAAAGTGGTCAGGTCGTTGAGGAGTTGGCTTCATGTGACCAGTGTATTTAATAGAACCCTTTTGTTATGAGCtaagaaaaaccaaaacaatgtgTTTGAGTACTTGATTTTTACTTTATAAATGATCATCTGTCATTAATCTACGTGTTTCAACATAAGtcacttttctttcatttaatatGAAACAGGGGTTTTCATTCTAGTGAATCCAAAGCATAGAAAAGGCCTTTgtatgaaaatgtatttcaggaGCTCAGTTGGGTGCTTGGCCCATACTCTAAATATTATTCTGTGCTTTAACTATTAACAGCAAATCCAATGTCAATCTGGATCCAAATCATGGagttcttaatgtttttttttttttttaacttttgtttttagtcaagaGGCAACGGAAGAAGGCGGCTTCAGGGGACAAAGATGAGCAGCCTAAAAAGAGGCGTAAAACAAGCAAAGAAGCTGAAAAACAGGTGAGGTTCACCTCTAGTGAAACGTTGCTTCTGGGTCCAAATCCAAAAGAATCGGcgacataattaaaaaaaatgttttacctaCTAGATATCAGCACCAAATGGACAATAAACACATTGTTGTTGATTTCCTTGCTCACCTCCCCAGGACTCGGCTTCAGAGGCAACCGAcaaaaagcagaggaggaagaaaccGGACGGAGACTCAAAGGAACCCAAGAAGAGAACCGCCAAACCCAAAGCTCTCGTCCCCGGTAAACCACCGCGCCgaggatcgggggggggggggggggtcagactgCGCTTCTAAACCCACATCTGAAGCCTTGGCCCCCACTTCATCTTCCAAACTCTTTAACTCCACAGAACACCAAGACGCAGAGAAACCAAAGCACAGTGGGAAGAGGGAGCAGGAAGGAGGGAACGAGAGCGCCGCCTCCAAGGCGAAGAGGAGGCGGCTCGCGCCCTGTCCCGAACCCGAGGTGAGTGACCCGAATGACCCCCAAATACGAGCACATTTAACTCGAGGAATGTTTGAAAGGTCACTGATGTTGCTGAACggttattttaaaacaaagccTTAATTGATATCATTTCCATGCTTATTACCCGAGTCGTCTTCCAGCGGGATCTCTGAACACGGTGAATTTAAGTTGCAATGACCGACGTGTCACTTACTGAAAGCGGCCGTTGTGTTGTTGGCTGCAGGGTTCTGGCAGCGAAGGACGTCCGGATTCTCCGAGCGACAGCCTGGACGGGACGAAGAAGGGCGAACGGAAGAAAGAGTTTGTCTGCCAGGTTCGTCTGTATTTGAATGTTGCTCAAGACAAATATGTTGGATCCCACAGTTCTGCACCAATGTGTCTACATCTGTGGAATGTGGACCTATTTTCAGCTGTAATGTGTGTTTTGAGGTTCCGTGTTTCTTCTCCCCTGCAGACGTGCGAGCAGGCCGGGGAGGACCTGGTGGCCTGTGAAGGCCAATGCTGTGGCATGTTTCACCTCCAGTGTCTGGGCCTGTCACTCAAACCTGACGACAAGCTGCTGTGTCAGGAGTGCAGCAGCggtgaggaccccccccctcccccctttttatATTCCGACCCAAAGCGATCACCAGGATCATAGAAAAACTCAACATTTCTCCTCTCAGGAGTTCACTCGTGTTTCACCTGCAAGAAGACGGAGGGCGCCGCGCGCCGCTGCCACGTGCCGCACTGCGGCCGCTTCTACCACGAGGCGTGCGTCCGCCTCAGCCCGCTCACCGTGTTCGACAACAAGGGCTTCCGCTGCCCGCTGCACGCCTGCCTGAGCTGCCACTACGGCTGCCACAGCAAGCAGAGGGCCGCCAAAGGGCGGCTGACGCGCTGCCTGCGCTGCCCCGTGGCGTACCACGCCGGCGACCCGTGCGTGGCGGCGGGCAGCGAGGTGGTCACCAACACCGCCATCATCTGCACCAACCACTTCAACGCCAAGAAGGGCTACAGCCACCACAGCCACGTCAACGTCAGCTGGTGCTTCGTCTGCTCCAAAGGTTCGCCACCTCCGTCTCACCGAGAGCTGACCGTCCTTTTTTTAGCGCCGGAGGTTTGGTTCGTTCGCCGCTATCGAATTCTTACTCGTACGTCCGGACCCTTTTTCACGGGGTCAGGTTGAATGATGGAAGCGGGTCGCGATGCTATCGGATGTGTTTCATTCCCAGTAAATGACCCTTTCTTTTAATTTGGAAGGGCACCTTAAAGACACCGTATATGTCAATCAGTGTAAACCCCGCCCTGAAACGTCCCCTGCCTTACGGCCTGTTTGAGTCTCGGTGGGCCGTCATTTAGCGTCATGCGGTATTGAAGGAGACCTGGAACTAGAGGTGACCTCGTGGCGGCTCTGGTGACCAAGCGTCTCTCGTGTTGCAGGGGGGCAGCTGCTGTGCTGCGAGTCTTGTCCTGCAGCCTTTCACCCCGACTGCTTGAACATCGCCATGCCCGACGGGAGCTGGTTCTGCAACGACTGCCGGGCCGGAAAGAAACCGAAATACAGAGACATCATCTGGGTCAAGCTTGGAAAATACAGGTTGGAGAACCGATCCCCGGTGGGCCGCTGCATCCTTTTGTGAACTGGACTCATTGCTCTTATTCCATCCTCCCCAGGTGGTGGCCTGCAGAGATCCACCACCCCAGAAACATCCCCACCAACATCCAGCACCTTCGCCACGAGATCGGAGAGTTCCCCGTCTTCTTCTTCGGCTCCAAGGACTACTTCTGGACCCACCAGGGCAGAGTGTTCCCCTACATGGAGGGGGACCGGGGCAGCAAGCACCAGAAGACCGGCATCGGCAAAGTCTTCAAGAACGGTGAAGCTCTAGACATCTAGTCGTTCGCCACGACAGCCATTTTTAGGGTGTGTGGAGCTAACGAGCGTCTGGTTTCCTCAGCTCTGCTGGAGGCCGAAGCTCGATTCAAGCAGATCAAATTGAAACGAGAGGCCAAGGAAGCTCAAGAGAACAGCCGCAAGCCGCCAGCGTACAAGTTCATCAAGGTGGGGAACGGCAGAGAGAGCCTGTTCGTACCTTTTTTATGCCCCCGCGTGGATGAAGGTCCTCCTCACCCCGTTCCTCTCTCCTGCCCAGGTGAACAAACCCTTTGGTAAAGTCCAGGTCTACACCGCCGACGTCTCCGAGATCCCGAAGTGCAACTGCAAGCCGGCGGACGAGAGGCCCTGCGGCTTCGAGTCCGAGTGTCTGAACCGCATGCTGCAGTACGAGTGCCACCCCCAGGTGTGTCCCAGCGGGGCGCGCTGCTGCAACCGGGACTTCACCAAGCGCCTCTACCCGGAGACCAAGATCATCAAGACGCCGGGCAAAGGCTGGGGCCTGATCGCCCTGCGGGACATCAAGAAGGTGATTAAGAGCATTCCAATCGTTTGTGATCAAGGCtgatttcttcattttcatatCAAACGTAAGCatgtaaataataatgatgatgatgatgatgtcgtcGACGCCCACAGGGCGAGTTTGTGAACGAGTACATCGGGGAGCTGGTCGACGAGGAGGAGTGCCGGGCGAGGATCAAGTACGCCCACGAGAACAACATCAGCGACTTCTACATGCTCACCATCGACAAggtgaggccccgccccctcgcccGGGGAACCTGGGGGGATATCAcacggggaggggaggagggctcCCGGTGTGTCGGGGATGCTGTTTGCCTGTCAGCAGTGCCGTTTCCACGGGAGCCAGAGCAACGCTGGTATTGCATTGGGAACGTTACACGGGAGGCGGGTGTAGCGTTACAGGAGTCAATACTACAACCCTGCAACGCCGTCACGCTGCATCATCACGCCGTGTCGCTACGAGACGTTTAACCCGCAGGCTCCtctgcttttgtctcttttttttttttttttttcttatccatTTCGCTCGACCCGGGTCGGAAAAGGACCGGATCATCGACGCGGGCCCGAAGGGGAACTACTCCCGCTTCATGAACCACAGCTGTCAGCCCAACTGTGAGACGCAGAAGTGGACGGTGAACGGGGACACGCGGGTCGGGCTGTTTGCCGTCCGCGACATCCcggcaggtgagtgtgtgtgtgtgtggggggggggggggggggcgggctctgACGGGTCGGACGAACGCGGTTCTGACCAACTGTTTTGGTGTTTGATTCCAGGGACGGAGCTGACCTTTAATTACAACCTGGACTGCCTCGGCAACGAGAAGACGGTCTGCCGCTGCGGCGCTCCCAACTGCAGCGGCTTCCTGGGCGACCGGCCCAAggtgagtgggggtggggggagggggggggggggggtgtggaagggggggggcggggctacgtCCGCAGTGCGCCGCTTACTAAACGCAGGAGGACATTCGCACCCGCGGCGCTCATAAAGTCGACGTCTCCACTCCGCAGAACTCGAACTTGGCCGAGGCCAAagccaagaggaagaggaagtaccGGAGGAAGAAGTCCGAGGGGCAGAAGAAGTCCGACGACGACTGCTTCCGCTGCGGCGACGGCGGGCAGCTGGTGCTCTGCGGCAAGAAGACGTGCAGCAAAGCGTATCACCTGTTCTGCCTGAACCTCAACAAGAGGCCCTTTGGTGAGAGACCTCTTGTGTGTCTCAATTAGGGAGAGGAAGTCCCGCCTTTTTTATTCTTCCCCTCTGCATACCATTCTTTCCTCACGATGTaatctctcttccccccccctcccccgcagggCGCTGGGACTGCCCCTGGCACCACTGTGACGTCTGCGGGAAGAACTCTGAGGCTTTCTGCCAGCTCTGCCCCAACTCCTTCTGCAAGGCTCACCAAGAGGGGGCGCTGCGCTCCTGGCCCCCCACGGGGCAGCTGTGCTGCCTGGAGCACGAGGAGCCGCCGGAGGGGCCCAACGGCCCGGAACAAGGCGCCGTCAGCGCCGCGGCAAAGACCCCCCAGCCCGctccgcccgcccccccccaccggcagCCGTCCGGCCAAAAGCTCCAAGAAGCCTGGAGGGGTCGAAGCGAAAACCAAACGCTCCAAAAGGAAAGCGGCAGAGGCCTGAAAGTGGcctttgagccccccccccccccccaccacagagAGCCAAAGCCAAACTAGACTCTGACACACAAACCAGTAAAACCACCATCAGGGAAAGTCctcctttgtttctctttcctgCAACGAGCTGTTTTTCCACCAAACAAACTGccttttttcagttttatttcatGATTCTAGGAACCAAAAGAACTGTTttttctgagcccccccccccccccaacacaaaccTAATATACGAGTGCATCAAAGACCACATCTATGGTGACTGCTACAGTGTAGGACATCAAGccggttgtttttatttgtgtatatatatcctGTACATGTCAGAGTGAATATGGAAGCACTATGAAGGGCCTCAGGAGGCCGTAGGTTCACTTGACCTTTAGACCTTTGTTTTAGCTCAGTCTTGGTGTTTTAGGTTCAAATGATGTTTTGTTTGGTATCTGCAGTGCGTCCAGAGAACGAGGGGCTACACAGCGCTTTAAAAACACTACTGGGGGGTCCGGAGCTCCTTGGTTCCCTCTGGAAGCCGTCAATGAAGGAAAAAGGGCCCTTTTTTATCATGTTGAATTTGggtctttgccttttttctttttttttttaatagaggtTTTTTCACTGAAGTGTCAAGATCTGAGGGACAAAGGTTTCTGGAGATTAAATCCAGATTCTATGTTCCTTAAAATCACTGAATACGGACCGCCGCTCCATCTGCTGCCAGCCTGCATCCTGTTGGTTGTTTACGACCCAAACAAAAGGTCAGCAGCAcgaggtgacctttgacctcctgctgCACTTCTGTAAGTCAAAGTGCTCGCGCTGCTCCCGTGTCCACCTGCAGTAACCATGACCCAGTCGCCTCTCGTCGCCGCGGTTACGCTTCTAGCGGTTCTGCTGTCGGCCTTTTTGGGGTCCGTCTGTTTTTTTCGGCAGCGCGGAGGCTTCGTCGGTTCTGAATTTAAGTGCTAAAATTGACAAAACTGTTTTTGATTTTACGTTTtgaatcactccagacggacaTCGTTCTCGTTTTGAAGCCACTATCTTTGCGTTTTCGCCCCAGAGGTCGAGGGGCCGTCGTGGTTCGCGTGCAGCAGGTCTACCAGTGTTTTTCGCCCTTTGTATCCTAACCTTGACGTGAATGTAGTCGAGCCGGTTTTGTGCACACTGAGAAGCCCCCGTAGAGCTTGACGTGTGAGTAGAGGTTTGATTCTGTAACTACTGTCCTAGTAAAACCAGAGACTAATATGTACATAATGTATAAGTGCTAATAGTGATACATCTATTGTAAATAACAtgcaatgttttcctttttttgacgCAGTTCCGAAACACTTTTCTGCAGGATCTCACCTCTGTTGAATCATGCAATAAAGTGAACAAACTAATGTCTGCTGCACTTCTTTATCAAACTCTACAGCCAGCGTGCACACAGCAGGGCCCACAAGTCATCTTATTAACCTTCATGGCCAGAAACACGCATtgcttaaatatttaacaattatTCCAAAAGTTAAGGTAACAtgaggacatcttattcaaacaattcagcgtatcaataaaaaatgttaaatggtGCGTCAGAGacgtcactcattaactttatcagAGATTGGAAAAGCAACATTTGGCACAGATTGTACAAATATTACCTGCTATATAATGCATGTGTCAAAAGCACAAATAGACTATTTgtaacatgtttttaatgttttaaccccattgccctctatggaccagccgccacggATAAACTGCTCATATTGAGAACTGACatctatttatgtattttttggcAACCATGATTAATCCAATTGTTGAAACGTCACTATTTCCCCGAGCTGCATGTTTATTTTCAGCCCAAAAACTGTTAAATAGTAGTTTGATGTACTAGCAAATTTGATTTGCTTGAAATATCACTTCACTTATTAAACAGATACCAAAAAAAGGTTGAGATGTAGAAAGTCGAGCTTTATTTCATCGTTAAGTTCCTGAAACAACATCAAGTACAGATCCCAGACCagtttttattcctctttaagACGACAAAAACAGGGTTCATTTTGCATAACAGTAGTACAGCAGCGGCCGAGGgtacaaaatgctttttttccttttttcagtgTAAAAATAACTCTTCTCGTAGCTCCCACCTGTGCCGTCCTCTCGTAGTGCAAACGCTTCAAATCAAAGTTTAGGCACGTGATGGATACGATACGATCGCTGTTCAATTACACTTAAGTGCTGATGACGTCATTCtgaattccttttttatttggggggggggggtgtgtttcCTCCAGTTCGTAAAGTTCAACAGTCGCAGACTGAAGGACGACGGCTGGAGTTTAAATAGCGATAAAaaaaggccagtttgactgtcgCTGTTAATGTCGGATGAAGcttgattttaaaaagagacctaaaatttattttttttttaaatcctatttGGCCGACTATCTGCGTCAGCTTTGTATGTCCAAGTGCAactatgtaaaaataaaaactccattTCAAGCTTATGGTCCCGAGCAACATTCTCCGCGCGAATCTGAGCGAGCGTTTCCGTGGCAACTTGACATCATTCtacatttaagaaaaacaaaagctagctcaaaataaaagtaaagtatTTCCCAGATTTACATATGatacaagtaaaaaataaatatcagctCTGTTTTAACGTAGGCATTTTATCAGCTCATCAGGAGGCCAGCACGCCACGGCGGATGATGTCAGAGCCGTAGCGCCGGCCCAGCGGCGCGTCGCCCCTCAGCTGGCAGCGCTTCAGGCGCCGCTCGCCGTCGCTCGCCTGGGAGTCGGAGGCGTAGCGGTCGCCCACCGGCCCGGCGCGGAGGCGGGTCTTAGGGTACAGGGGCTCAGGCGCCTTGGTCAGGGGCCTCAGCTgaggcgcctcctcctcctcctcctcctcgtcatcatcttcctcctcctcctcctcgtcctcctctgccGTCAGAGGCCTCTCGCTCCTCTTGGGGATCCTGAACTTCCCCCAGCCTCGGAGATGTCCTCCTGCTTGTCTGCCGGGGGCGTGCGAGCCGCTCGGGGCTTTCCGAGGCCACCCGTCTGAACTGTGGTTGGCCCGCTGGGGTTTGGTCTTGGCCGACGCCTCCAGGGAGGCGGGGCTTCTCCTGGCCGCCGCCTCGCCCAGGAAGAAGTCGTCGCGGTCGGAGTTCCTGATGTCGACCAGCCGGATGGACACGGTTTTCTCCAGGTGCTTCAAGCCGAAGCGGTTCTTGGCCTGGCTGGGGAAGCTCTCCGTCGCCTCgcgactcctcttcctcttcctctcctctggctCGGGCCCCGGGGCCTCCCTCCTGGGGCCCTTCCTGCAGTCGGCCCTGGGCAGCTTGGCGGTGACCGTCTCCTGGACGGCCTCCTGCCTGTGGGGCTTCGGCGGCTGGAGGTCCCGCCCGGCGTCGGCGGTCTGGATCTCGTCGGGTTCTTTGACTCGGGAGCTTCTGGAATCCTTCGTCTGCGGTGGCTTGCTGCCATTTTCCTTCCTGTGAGGGTCAGCGAGGCCCTTCCTGTCGCCGCTCTTCACCTTCTCCTGCCCGGACGCCGGCGGTTTGGTCTTCAGGCCGCAGCGACTCTGGGAGCCCGGAGGGGACAAGAGGCCCAGCGAGGAGAGCTCCTCCAAATCCTTCTCTGGAGGATCGCCTGCAACACACAGATGAGCCTTTATGTCCTCGGCACCGATGTTCAGGGTGATGACCTCACATGTATgcaaaagtaacacatttgttTGAAGAACATAATTCTTTACTTTGAACATCATTACATTTGATCTTTCACACGTTTCGTCCTCTCAACCATCTCACATAACTCCATTTTGATTTGAAAACCAGGCGCTTTATTAAATGAGTCACCGGAGAGCAGCTGGTGGTCGAGCAGTAGGACTTGGTGCTGGAAGATCTGCTCCTGGACTCTCCACGACGAGCgcttcatcttctccctccgAGTCACCATGTAGGTCAGGTTACGGACCTGAGGAGCAATATCAACAACCTTTGACCCCAAAGACACAACGCCTTCAACTCTGCTTAAAATTGGGATGATCCGATGAAACTAAATCCTTGTGCATCTTCTATTAAACATGTGTTGCAGTAACTATAAATACGTATACCTATatttatgtacagtatatacactaTAATGTGGTAAAACCATGTAGCTCAAATCACCACTTCACAAGGACAAGTGCTACTAACTGCATCAACAGATAAACATGAACAAAGTGTGTCTTTCTAACCTTAAAGGCCAAGAGAAGTCAAATGAACATAGAATGTTTATGAGCAGTggccgttgccatggtgacgtcACCAAATGGTTTCTAGAGGTTTTGGAATACGGAAAAGTGACTGAAGCTTGCTCTGCTTTATGTTCTATGAATGGACCttaattcactaaatgaacatcatgctgtattgaataagaccataaactcatgtttactgagcgAATAGGCACTTCAAGACCGAAGTGGACTTCTATGGGTCCAGATGATTTTAACATGACTTCCTGTCTCACCTGCAGCAGAACGTTTCTAATCTATTTCATTGTGGTTAAATGGCATctacaaaagcaaaaaacaaactTCTCCataatacattcatatttattttaactcGAGcggttccccctccctcctcctgggGTCTCTCTTGTCAGGGTGCAGGTGAAGTGGAGACCTACCCTCTCCAGGTCCTGGCGCAGGTGGGTGAAGAGCTGCAGGCGGCGCAGCAGCACCTCGTGCTCGCGCCGCGCCaggctctcctcctcgtccttcttgGGCGTGAGGAGCGGCTGGTTGAAGTTGGCTTTGCGCTTCAGCTTCCAGTACTGGAACAGGAAGTCCACCGCCTCCGGCTGCAGCTTCAGGTGGTCGgccacctcctccgcctccacgaACTGGTAgaactcctcctccatctcctgcagCTTCAGCTTGCGGAGGCTGaccctcttctcctgctggcGGCTGGCGAGCAGCTCCCGCTCGCTGGGCGCCTTGTCGGCGCGCCGAGGAGCCGCTTGGgtcagggggcggggggaggcgacggcggcctcctcctcctcccccccgcctctcaCCCTGCCTCTCCTCCGGCCCTTCTTGTCTCTGgcgctctccttctcctcctcgcctcccgaATCCCGCTCCCTGGACTCGGCGCCCTCCAGCCCGGAGTGCCGGGGGCAGTAGGACTTGAACttgacctcgtcctcctccgtgAGGATGGTGTTCATCTCCAGGCTGGCGTGGAGGCCACACGTCACGTGGAAGGCGGTGCGGCAGTTGTTCGCCGAGCACTGCAGCAGCAAACACAAAATGTTCCTTCCATGGATTGTGTAGGTTTCTAGCATTCTAACACACACGTTATTTAATGCTGACATCACTACTATTAAAACACAACTTCGAAAGCACTTTAAAGCAAGTTAGATGCACCAATCTGGTGAAATCAAGAGGCTGGATGTATAAAAACTCTGCAGCAGTGCAGAGATGGTCGTCTGATTGAAGGTGGGACGGCCGGGCTGCCAACCTACATCTTCCCCCTTTTCTCATTTTGCTTGTTATTGTTGTCAAAGCAGCTTGTAAACACGCTCCACGCCATCACAGCTCAGCGAATCTACCTTAAGATTTATCCATGTCATTAGAGCTTTTCGGAGCGCTTGTAGTTGTGTCATTAGATCACTTATTAACAGTCCACATGCATCTCCGTGTGAGGGACATGTGAGGCTGTACCTGGATGCAGGCTCCCGCCTTCTCTTTACACAGGCAGCAGATCAGTGCCCAGCGGTTGCCGGGGATGTGCGACACGTTGGTGATCGGCTCCATTTTCTCAGGATTGCCGATGCTCACCTGCAGAGAGACGTGGGATTAGAGGCCTGTAGAGATCGTGGCGGCGACATCGCCGGTCACTGGGAAACTTCTTATTGAACCAACAGGAGGAAGCTTTCTGATGCTTTTCAGCACCTTCTAATTCTGATACATTACCAGTTACCaattttaagaagaaaaaaaatattagtaATTAAGTTCAATGTCAGAAGtaacatttgagaaaatgtttttttctttttaaatggagaATAAAGGCTGGAAACACATTTCCATTTGCT
Protein-coding sequences here:
- the nsd2 gene encoding LOW QUALITY PROTEIN: histone-lysine N-methyltransferase NSD2 (The sequence of the model RefSeq protein was modified relative to this genomic sequence to represent the inferred CDS: deleted 1 base in 1 codon) — protein: MESKGSSLPTMPEPANPISMKQPPESLSVRKGGGDMSSDPALLIMDKAAAQLAATLQDGVLQKMAGHSHNSHGHERLKDLTSRVLNGDQDALPTLCGPEPPMFKGAEAPAANGTHQHNGTPHADHELKATVPQVVQQPSFEPRCANGTSLSTATEDAASAPEEEEERKKRRKRAAPHKPNVGSPAVPVEPLDHSSAVDGTRAADKPDFRPQLKEEDPRQASPLLISFSVGDLVWTKVAGYPWWPCMVTTDPEFNNHVKQKQKVNSRMGPLYHVQYFGDAPERGYIFEKNMVTFTGEDQYQELRQGRQQPASRVFLKRTAPSVPRKLQAQWNMGVIQAQEASGMSVDERLGNFAFLYDDDGPRLNPCILEKLRPKGSEETGRGTESRLCPDPPPPPGAAAAAASPSHDIASTGKKTQARRTKLGSGECQRRGKGHVNNLMSNKRVKDAVSSKETIHPQEASQDPTTCAAVLQAEAVVPEKKKRRARQAQSPTKTVRRRKNASEPVKKRKPKLASLTVDVTEPVPLPLSVKRQRKKAASGDKDEQPKKRRKTSKEAEKQDSASEATDKKQRRKKPDGDSKEPKKRTAKPKALVPEHQDAEKPKHSGKREQEGGNESAASKAKRRRLAPCPEPEGSGSEGRPDSPSDSLDGTKKGERKKEFVCQTCEQAGEDLVACEGQCCGMFHLQCLGLSLKPDDKLLCQECSSGVHSCFTCKKTEGAARRCHVPHCGRFYHEACVRLSPLTVFDNKGFRCPLHACLSCHYGCHSKQRAAKGRLTRCLRCPVAYHAGDPCVAAGSEVVTNTAIICTNHFNAKKGYSHHSHVNVSWCFVCSKGGQLLCCESCPAAFHPDCLNIAMPDGSWFCNDCRAGKKPKYRDIIWVKLGKYRWWPAEIHHPRNIPTNIQHLRHEIGEFPVFFFGSKDYFWTHQGRVFPYMEGDRGSKHQKTGIGKVFKNALLEAEARFKQIKLKREAKEAQENSRKPPAYKFIKVNKPFGKVQVYTADVSEIPKCNCKPADERPCGFESECLNRMLQYECHPQVCPSGARCCNRDFTKRLYPETKIIKTPGKGWGLIALRDIKKGEFVNEYIGELVDEEECRARIKYAHENNISDFYMLTIDKDRIIDAGPKGNYSRFMNHSCQPNCETQKWTVNGDTRVGLFAVRDIPAGTELTFNYNLDCLGNEKTVCRCGAPNCSGFLGDRPKNSNLAEAKAKRKRKYRRKKSEGQKKSDDDCFRCGDGGQLVLCGKKTCSKAYHLFCLNLNKRPFGRWDCPWHHCDVCGKNSEAFCQLCPNSFCKAHQEGALRSWPPTGQLCCLEHEEPPEGPNGPEQGAVSAAAKTPQPAPPAPPTGSRPAKSSKKPGGVEAKTKRSKRKAAEA